A stretch of the Polyangiaceae bacterium genome encodes the following:
- a CDS encoding MAPEG family protein, whose product MTIPLWTLLVAVILPYAWLPVALSARKEQFGNLDNAHPRLQTSKLEGKGARAYSAHQNAMEALAVYAPAVLVAHVTHANPTHSMILAIVWVVARFLHGVLYVANVDKARSMMFALGMLAAIGQFVIAAMAPATPH is encoded by the coding sequence ATGACCATCCCGCTTTGGACCTTGCTCGTTGCCGTGATCCTGCCTTATGCGTGGCTGCCTGTAGCCTTGTCGGCTCGCAAGGAGCAATTCGGCAATTTAGACAATGCGCATCCGCGCCTTCAAACATCGAAGCTCGAAGGCAAGGGTGCGCGCGCATATTCTGCGCACCAGAACGCAATGGAAGCACTTGCCGTGTATGCGCCCGCAGTTCTCGTAGCGCATGTCACGCATGCCAACCCGACGCATTCGATGATTCTTGCGATCGTGTGGGTCGTGGCCCGCTTTCTACATGGCGTCTTGTACGTTGCCAATGTCGACAAGGCGCGGTCGATGATGTTTGCGCTCGGAATGCTGGCCGCAATTGGCCAATTCGTCATTGCAGCAATGGCTCCGGCCACGCCACACTGA
- a CDS encoding M36 family metallopeptidase: protein MMKRTVRYASVLVTMLTGSFAFAGGHGLPNYDAYLDAPEAQTRPLSSNFVPSEMVVGVTSIDEKRGVPTVFWAPQNGPMAPTSLQARPEAAARYYLEYYAPLYGLGSGALSTANAAAVHDTGGGIIVVFRQKAQGIDVHRAELSVLMRSNRELVAIMGNLHPHASAKMTRSAKFSLAPQNSIARAFNDFFGTKVPASAFVDTKRLEYGYSFFNLVDTAETKSKNIGMARPARVKKVYFAMPDSLVPAHYVEIWGWDKTAKESVLYSYVIAADDGRMLERRSLTHDAAFTYRVWSDGAPNFTPPDGPQADYAPHPTGLPDGSSPAYTAPVLVTVDGFNTNPQGTFDPWLAMGATQSTGNNADAYADLDANNNPDYRATTTAPGVFDRVYNTSQNPTVSQNQVRASITQLFFDANYLHDYWYDSGFNEAAGNAQQNNYGRGGAGNDRLLLEAQDGANTGNRNNANMSTPADGSSPRMQMYVWDGPPNASLTVNPGNQTFSAGVAGFGPQAFNIGPAQIVVAQDNSTADQDGGNTGNFTDACQALTGGGNTYTGKIVLADRGACAFVDKVKNIQNAGGIGALIANNQAVGLPPSPMGGTDNTINIGTLGITQADGASLKTQIQGGTITGTMVRGPATDRDGTIDNGIVGHEWGHYIHHRLTSPGTQQGGSMGEGWGDFVALHMLIRQGDDPTGVYATAVYAGATFGDSAYYGIRRCAYTKDMMKNGLTFKHISDGQALPPSVIDFGNENSEVHNAGEIWATMMFEAYTNLLLDAQGPNARHTFDQAKRKMADYVVGGMQAAPANMTFTEQRDGILAAAIAGGDLEDFQDLAAGYATRGIGACAVSPARNSTTLTGVVESFTANPQPVFISTELTEGVPNCDGDGVLDAGETGQVAINIQNLGWSPLSGATVTVTSSNPSLTFPSGNSTMLPMTNVFETTTAYVPVVLSNAVNATTVIPLNIVINAPSACTATTNATGAAEVHYDSYAPLTPNASTTETFEGLEKTWSATLASGTATTLWQIIRPNATAANELIYGQDIASVSDHRYESPDLAVGAGAFSMTFQHRYQFERSQGQNWDGAVIEYSEDGGMNWADISTLAGVNPGYGGTISTQASNPLGGRTGYVNATNGFANGTMVNQTINFGTTLANKTIKLRFRIGTDEAVGSGGWYIDNIAFTGLTNKPFSAQAAEDGMCMNELPIANAGVDQVVPSGANVMLDGSGSSDPDNQPSPLAFAWSQTAGPGVMLSAPMSAMTNFVAPAVMMDTLLTFQLTVDDGAASANDSVNVLVQAEPGTGGAGGMAGAGGMGGAGGMAGAGGMGGAGGMGGAGGMGGAGGMAGAGGMAGEGGMAGAGGMGGAGGGMAGAGGMAGEGGMAGAGGMAGEGGMAGAGGMAGEGGMAGEGGAGGGSTRPPPVLSEGGCDCSVPGGERPEPARDVAGSLLALVGAWLVRRRRSGKPS from the coding sequence ATGATGAAACGCACTGTACGTTACGCTTCGGTCTTGGTTACGATGCTCACGGGATCCTTCGCGTTCGCTGGCGGGCACGGTTTGCCCAACTACGACGCTTATCTCGACGCGCCTGAGGCGCAAACTCGGCCGCTTTCGAGCAACTTCGTGCCGTCGGAAATGGTGGTCGGTGTCACGAGCATCGATGAGAAGCGGGGCGTGCCGACGGTCTTCTGGGCGCCGCAGAATGGCCCGATGGCTCCGACTTCGTTGCAAGCGCGCCCCGAAGCGGCGGCGCGGTATTATCTGGAGTACTACGCGCCGCTTTATGGCCTCGGGTCCGGAGCTCTTTCGACGGCCAATGCAGCGGCCGTGCACGACACCGGAGGCGGAATCATCGTCGTATTTCGGCAAAAGGCACAGGGGATCGACGTTCATCGTGCCGAGCTGAGTGTCCTCATGCGTTCGAATCGCGAGCTCGTGGCAATCATGGGGAATTTGCACCCGCACGCATCGGCGAAGATGACACGTTCGGCGAAGTTCAGTCTGGCGCCGCAAAATTCGATTGCTCGTGCGTTCAACGATTTCTTTGGGACGAAGGTCCCGGCGAGCGCGTTCGTCGATACGAAGAGGCTCGAATACGGGTATTCGTTCTTCAATCTCGTCGATACGGCGGAGACGAAAAGCAAAAATATCGGTATGGCACGACCAGCCCGTGTCAAAAAGGTGTACTTCGCAATGCCGGACAGCTTGGTTCCCGCGCATTACGTTGAAATCTGGGGTTGGGACAAGACGGCAAAAGAATCGGTTTTGTATTCGTACGTGATCGCAGCCGACGACGGCCGGATGCTCGAACGGCGCAGTTTGACGCACGATGCCGCATTCACATATCGCGTGTGGTCGGATGGAGCGCCCAATTTTACGCCACCGGATGGCCCGCAGGCCGATTATGCGCCGCACCCGACGGGATTGCCGGATGGTTCGTCGCCTGCGTACACGGCGCCCGTGTTGGTGACGGTCGACGGTTTCAATACGAATCCTCAAGGCACGTTCGATCCATGGCTCGCCATGGGCGCGACGCAGTCGACCGGCAACAACGCCGATGCCTACGCGGATCTCGATGCCAACAACAATCCGGACTACCGCGCAACCACGACGGCACCAGGGGTTTTCGATCGAGTATACAATACGTCGCAAAACCCGACCGTGAGCCAGAATCAGGTGCGCGCGTCGATTACGCAGCTCTTCTTCGATGCCAATTATCTGCACGATTATTGGTACGATTCGGGCTTCAACGAGGCGGCGGGCAACGCGCAGCAAAACAATTATGGGCGCGGTGGAGCAGGAAATGATCGCCTGCTCTTGGAAGCGCAAGATGGAGCGAACACCGGCAATCGCAACAACGCGAACATGTCGACGCCGGCAGATGGTTCGTCGCCGCGCATGCAGATGTACGTATGGGACGGGCCGCCGAATGCGAGCTTGACGGTGAATCCGGGCAACCAGACGTTCAGCGCTGGCGTTGCGGGATTCGGGCCTCAGGCGTTCAACATTGGGCCTGCGCAAATCGTGGTGGCGCAGGACAATTCGACCGCCGATCAGGATGGCGGCAACACCGGCAACTTCACGGATGCATGTCAGGCGCTGACCGGCGGCGGAAACACGTATACGGGAAAGATCGTGCTTGCCGATCGTGGAGCGTGTGCCTTCGTGGACAAGGTGAAGAACATTCAAAATGCGGGAGGCATCGGCGCCCTCATTGCAAATAACCAAGCAGTGGGCTTGCCCCCGAGCCCGATGGGGGGGACGGACAATACGATCAACATTGGTACGCTCGGTATCACGCAAGCCGACGGAGCCAGCCTGAAAACGCAAATTCAGGGCGGTACGATCACGGGAACGATGGTCCGCGGACCGGCGACGGACCGCGATGGAACGATTGACAACGGTATCGTCGGACATGAATGGGGCCATTACATTCATCACCGATTGACGAGCCCGGGGACGCAGCAAGGTGGCTCCATGGGCGAAGGCTGGGGCGATTTCGTCGCATTGCATATGCTCATTCGGCAAGGCGATGATCCCACGGGTGTTTACGCGACGGCCGTGTACGCGGGCGCCACGTTTGGCGATAGCGCGTATTACGGAATTCGTCGGTGCGCGTATACGAAGGACATGATGAAGAATGGCTTGACGTTCAAGCACATCTCGGACGGTCAAGCGCTGCCGCCCAGCGTCATCGATTTCGGCAACGAAAACTCCGAAGTGCACAACGCGGGCGAAATTTGGGCCACGATGATGTTCGAGGCGTACACGAATCTGCTCCTCGATGCGCAAGGCCCCAATGCTCGGCATACGTTCGACCAAGCCAAACGCAAAATGGCCGATTACGTCGTGGGTGGCATGCAGGCCGCCCCAGCGAACATGACGTTCACCGAGCAGCGCGACGGCATTTTGGCAGCGGCGATTGCCGGCGGAGACCTGGAGGATTTTCAGGATCTCGCAGCAGGTTATGCCACGCGTGGCATCGGCGCCTGTGCCGTGTCGCCAGCGCGCAATTCAACGACGCTCACGGGCGTCGTGGAAAGCTTTACGGCCAATCCGCAGCCGGTCTTCATTTCGACGGAGCTCACCGAGGGCGTGCCGAACTGTGATGGCGACGGCGTGCTGGATGCAGGGGAAACCGGTCAAGTGGCGATCAACATCCAAAACCTTGGCTGGTCACCGCTATCGGGCGCAACCGTGACGGTCACGTCGAGCAACCCGAGCCTCACGTTCCCCAGTGGGAATTCAACAATGTTGCCGATGACGAACGTCTTCGAAACGACGACGGCTTACGTGCCGGTTGTCTTGTCGAATGCCGTGAATGCAACGACGGTGATACCCCTCAATATCGTCATCAATGCACCGTCGGCGTGCACGGCGACGACCAATGCCACCGGTGCGGCCGAAGTGCATTACGATTCGTATGCACCCCTGACGCCGAATGCATCGACGACCGAAACCTTCGAGGGGCTCGAGAAGACCTGGTCGGCGACGCTCGCCTCGGGGACGGCCACGACGCTTTGGCAGATCATTCGGCCGAACGCCACCGCCGCGAATGAATTGATCTACGGTCAAGACATCGCCAGCGTCAGCGACCATCGTTATGAATCGCCAGACCTCGCCGTCGGTGCAGGCGCCTTCTCCATGACCTTCCAGCATCGGTACCAATTCGAACGTTCGCAGGGTCAGAACTGGGATGGCGCCGTCATCGAATACAGTGAAGACGGCGGCATGAACTGGGCCGACATCAGTACGCTCGCCGGGGTCAATCCCGGTTATGGCGGCACCATCAGCACCCAGGCCAGCAATCCCCTCGGCGGTCGGACGGGGTACGTCAATGCTACGAATGGTTTTGCCAACGGCACGATGGTAAACCAAACGATTAACTTCGGCACGACGCTCGCCAACAAGACCATCAAGCTGCGCTTCCGCATTGGTACGGACGAGGCTGTTGGCTCGGGCGGTTGGTACATCGATAACATCGCCTTCACGGGCCTGACGAACAAGCCCTTCTCGGCTCAGGCGGCCGAGGATGGCATGTGCATGAACGAGCTACCGATTGCGAATGCAGGCGTCGATCAGGTCGTACCGAGCGGCGCCAATGTCATGCTCGATGGCTCCGGAAGCTCTGATCCGGACAACCAGCCGAGCCCCCTTGCATTCGCGTGGTCGCAGACCGCGGGGCCAGGTGTGATGCTTTCCGCGCCAATGAGTGCCATGACGAACTTCGTCGCGCCCGCTGTCATGATGGATACGCTCCTCACGTTCCAGTTGACGGTGGACGACGGTGCCGCGTCTGCGAACGATTCGGTGAACGTGTTGGTGCAGGCTGAACCGGGCACCGGCGGCGCTGGCGGCATGGCGGGTGCTGGCGGCATGGGCGGCGCTGGCGGCATGGCGGGCGCTGGCGGCATGGGCGGCGCTGGCGGCATGGGCGGCGCTGGCGGTATGGGCGGCGCTGGCGGCATGGCGGGTGCTGGCGGCATGGCTGGCGAAGGCGGCATGGCGGGCGCTGGCGGCATGGGCGGCGCTGGCGGCGGCATGGCGGGTGCTGGCGGCATGGCTGGCGAAGGCGGCATGGCGGGCGCTGGCGGCATGGCTGGCGAAGGCGGCATGGCGGGCGCTGGCGGCATGGCTGGCGAAGGCGGCATGGCGGGCGAAGGCGGAGCTGGCGGCGGGTCCACTCGGCCGCCTCCGGTGCTCAGCGAAGGCGGTTGCGATTGCTCCGTTCCTGGCGGCGAGCGTCCAGAGCCCGCTCGCGATGTCGCAGGCTCGCTCCTCGCACTCGTTGGCGCGTGGCTCGTGCGCCGTCGTCGCAGCGGCAAACCCTCCTGA
- a CDS encoding M36 family metallopeptidase, which translates to MMKRSVRYASILGTLLTASVVRAGGPDLPDYNAYEDAPEVVDQPLASTLVPEGMAAGVASIDEKRGVPTIYWAPQDGPLSPGSFLSRPEASARFYLEHYAPLYGLASGALSVAKAVMVHDTGRGGIIVVFRQQAGGIDVFQTEVKVLMTPNHELVAITGNLHPQAAPKMGRAAKFTLLPQDAIARAFNDFFMTKVPPSAFLDANRPRHGYAFYRLVDTTETGRKNIGLSRPARIKKVYYAMPGELVPAYYVEIWGGERSGANSVLYSYVIAADDGRLLQRRSLTRDAAFQYRVWSDGAPLHTPTDGPIADFAPHPTGVPDGSFPPFSLPVLVTVDGFNTNPSGTFDPWLPAGATETVGNNVDAYIDAANQDDPTAPNFRANVTAPGVFDRTYDTLESPSVNQEQQKASITQLFFDNNYHHDYFYDSGFDEAAGNAQMDNFGRGGFGNDPLLAEGQDGSGTDNANMSTPGDGDSPRMQMYVFSGLANLNFSVNPGNQSFGVGTASFGPQTFNVGPVELLLAEDGSTVDLGGGNPTVNDACQPLTGGMGTYGGKIILADRGGCTDKVRVTNAQDAGAAGIIIANNVAGGGTFNVTASGGMIPQNTPIFSIGTANGADLKAQLSMQSLTASMLRTGVIQRDGTIDNGIVAHEWGHYLHFRLTSPGTQQGGGMSEGWGDVIALMQLVRPDDDFNGVFATGIYAAQTFHDSGYFGIRRYPYSTDFTKNALTFKHISQGQALPVGVPSSNIFSNDNAEVHNAGEVWCSMVWESYANLLEDTVGVNPRHTFDQAKRKMADYIVAGMKLAPVDMTFTEQRDGILAAAVAGGDMEDFNDLTAGFAVRGAGSCAVSPSRNSTTLTGVVESFSSNPNASFVSLVLSESTPNCDGDGVLDAGEMGQVAINVQNTGWAPLVGATVTLTSSDPSILFPNGNTVNLPSTNAYATSTAFVDVALAPAVNMTTLVSFSAVINAPGACNTMTNGSGFAEVHYDSAAPLSANASTTETFEGLVKTWSAKNAIGGPTVHWQIVRPVANDLNEMAFGADISGVSDHRWESPDLEVGAGPFSMTFQHRYDFEQSSFPPFGMQNWDGGVIEVSEDGGMTWVDVNTIAGANPGYTGTISTLASNPLGGQQGYSGATAGFSAGTMVNQTIDFGTAVANKTIRIRFRIGTDEAVGAGGWFIDDIAFTGLTNKPFSTQTANAGMCNLAPIADAGPDQIVPSGANVALDGSGSSDPDNMPNPLTYAWMQTAGPGVTLSSATDVQPTFVAPSVAMSTVLTFQLEVSDGAAAASDSVNITVEPGGTGGMGGGGMAGAGGMGGGGMAGAGGMGGGGMAGAGGMGGVGGMGGVGGMGGVGGMGGVGGMGGAGGASSSSSSASSSSSSASSSSSSASSSSSSASSSSSSASSSSSSASSSSSSASSSSSSSSSSSSGSSSSSSSASSSSSSASSSSSSASSSSSSASSSSSSASSSSSSASSSSSSSGMGGAGGGGGMAGAGGEGGGGMAGAGGEGGGGMAGAGGDGGGGMAGAGGDDANGSTIVIGGCACSVPASNESAPVRDVGVSLLAVIGAWLVRRRRNDKPS; encoded by the coding sequence ATGATGAAGCGCTCCGTACGTTACGCCTCGATTTTGGGAACATTGCTCACGGCATCCGTGGTTCGTGCGGGCGGCCCCGATCTACCGGACTACAATGCGTACGAGGATGCGCCGGAGGTGGTGGATCAGCCGCTCGCGAGCACTTTGGTTCCCGAGGGGATGGCGGCTGGGGTGGCGAGCATCGACGAGAAGCGCGGGGTGCCGACGATTTATTGGGCGCCGCAGGATGGGCCGCTTTCGCCGGGATCGTTTCTGTCGCGTCCCGAGGCGTCGGCGCGGTTTTACTTGGAGCATTATGCGCCGCTTTATGGTCTCGCATCGGGTGCGCTTTCCGTCGCGAAAGCCGTGATGGTGCACGACACGGGTCGTGGAGGGATCATTGTCGTGTTTCGTCAGCAAGCGGGCGGAATCGATGTGTTTCAGACCGAGGTCAAGGTTCTGATGACACCGAACCACGAGCTCGTGGCCATTACCGGTAATTTGCATCCGCAGGCGGCCCCGAAAATGGGGCGCGCAGCAAAGTTTACTCTATTGCCGCAAGATGCGATAGCGCGAGCATTCAATGACTTTTTCATGACGAAGGTGCCTCCCAGCGCATTTCTGGACGCGAACAGGCCTCGTCATGGGTATGCGTTTTACCGCCTCGTCGATACCACAGAGACGGGTCGCAAAAATATTGGTTTGTCCCGACCAGCACGCATCAAAAAGGTATATTACGCGATGCCGGGGGAGCTCGTCCCGGCATATTATGTCGAAATCTGGGGCGGCGAAAGATCGGGCGCGAATTCGGTTTTGTATTCGTACGTGATCGCGGCCGACGATGGGCGGCTCTTGCAGCGTCGAAGTTTGACGCGAGATGCCGCATTTCAGTATCGGGTTTGGTCGGACGGGGCGCCGCTTCATACGCCGACCGATGGGCCCATTGCCGATTTTGCGCCGCATCCGACGGGCGTGCCGGATGGCTCGTTCCCACCATTTTCACTTCCGGTGCTCGTAACGGTGGACGGGTTCAATACGAACCCTTCAGGCACGTTCGATCCGTGGCTTCCGGCGGGCGCGACGGAGACGGTGGGCAACAACGTCGATGCGTACATCGATGCGGCGAATCAGGATGACCCCACGGCGCCGAATTTCAGGGCCAATGTCACGGCGCCAGGGGTATTCGACCGGACGTACGACACGCTCGAGAGCCCATCGGTCAATCAAGAGCAGCAGAAGGCGTCGATCACGCAGCTTTTCTTCGACAACAATTACCACCACGACTACTTTTACGATTCAGGCTTCGATGAAGCTGCCGGCAATGCCCAAATGGACAATTTTGGTCGCGGCGGCTTCGGCAATGATCCGCTTCTCGCCGAGGGGCAGGATGGGAGCGGCACGGACAATGCCAATATGAGCACGCCTGGCGACGGGGATTCGCCGCGGATGCAAATGTACGTGTTCAGTGGCCTAGCCAATTTGAATTTTTCGGTGAATCCGGGCAATCAATCGTTTGGCGTGGGTACTGCGAGCTTTGGTCCGCAAACGTTCAATGTGGGGCCGGTGGAGTTGCTGCTCGCCGAAGACGGATCCACGGTGGATTTGGGTGGCGGAAATCCGACGGTGAACGACGCATGTCAGCCGCTCACGGGCGGAATGGGCACGTATGGGGGCAAGATCATCCTGGCCGATCGCGGAGGCTGCACGGACAAAGTGCGCGTCACGAATGCGCAAGACGCTGGCGCTGCGGGCATCATCATTGCCAACAACGTTGCGGGCGGTGGAACGTTCAACGTGACGGCGAGCGGTGGCATGATCCCGCAAAATACGCCCATTTTTTCGATTGGTACGGCGAATGGTGCGGACCTGAAGGCGCAATTGTCGATGCAATCGCTCACCGCATCGATGCTGCGCACTGGTGTCATTCAAAGGGACGGTACGATCGACAATGGCATCGTTGCACATGAATGGGGGCATTATCTCCACTTCCGCTTGACGAGTCCCGGGACGCAGCAAGGTGGCGGCATGAGTGAAGGCTGGGGCGACGTGATTGCTTTGATGCAGCTCGTGCGCCCCGACGATGATTTCAACGGCGTTTTCGCGACGGGCATTTATGCCGCGCAGACGTTCCACGACAGCGGTTATTTCGGTATCCGCCGTTATCCTTACTCGACGGACTTCACGAAGAATGCGCTCACTTTCAAACACATATCGCAGGGACAAGCCTTGCCTGTCGGCGTGCCCTCGTCGAACATTTTTTCGAACGATAATGCCGAAGTGCACAATGCGGGCGAAGTTTGGTGTTCAATGGTTTGGGAATCGTATGCCAACCTGCTCGAAGACACCGTTGGCGTCAATCCGCGGCATACGTTCGACCAGGCCAAACGAAAAATGGCCGATTATATCGTGGCCGGCATGAAGCTCGCGCCCGTCGACATGACGTTCACCGAGCAGCGCGACGGTATTTTGGCAGCAGCCGTTGCAGGCGGCGACATGGAAGATTTCAATGATCTCACGGCGGGGTTTGCCGTGCGCGGTGCGGGTTCGTGTGCCGTGTCGCCGTCGCGAAATTCGACGACGCTCACGGGGGTCGTGGAGAGTTTTTCATCCAATCCCAATGCATCCTTCGTGTCGCTCGTGCTGAGCGAATCGACGCCGAATTGTGACGGTGATGGCGTGCTCGATGCGGGCGAAATGGGGCAAGTCGCGATCAACGTGCAAAATACGGGATGGGCGCCGCTCGTGGGCGCGACGGTGACGCTCACGTCGAGCGATCCGAGCATCCTTTTTCCGAATGGCAATACGGTGAATCTGCCTTCCACGAATGCTTATGCGACGAGCACCGCATTCGTCGATGTCGCGCTCGCTCCGGCCGTGAACATGACGACGCTCGTTTCCTTCAGCGCGGTCATCAATGCGCCCGGCGCGTGCAACACCATGACCAATGGTTCTGGATTTGCCGAAGTGCATTATGATTCCGCGGCGCCTCTTTCGGCCAATGCATCTACGACGGAGACGTTCGAGGGGCTCGTCAAGACGTGGTCAGCCAAGAATGCTATCGGTGGACCGACGGTCCATTGGCAGATCGTGCGTCCCGTTGCCAATGACCTCAATGAAATGGCATTTGGCGCCGACATCAGCGGCGTGAGTGATCATCGATGGGAGTCGCCGGATCTCGAGGTTGGGGCGGGGCCGTTTTCGATGACGTTTCAGCATCGATATGATTTCGAGCAATCTTCTTTTCCGCCCTTTGGAATGCAGAATTGGGACGGCGGCGTCATCGAGGTCAGCGAAGATGGCGGCATGACGTGGGTCGACGTCAACACCATTGCCGGCGCCAATCCCGGGTACACCGGCACGATCAGCACGCTCGCCAGCAATCCACTCGGCGGGCAACAAGGTTATTCGGGTGCGACGGCGGGTTTTTCCGCCGGTACCATGGTAAACCAAACGATTGACTTTGGAACGGCCGTGGCGAACAAGACCATACGTATTCGATTCCGCATCGGTACGGACGAAGCCGTTGGTGCAGGTGGTTGGTTCATTGACGACATCGCTTTCACGGGTCTCACGAACAAGCCTTTTTCGACGCAGACTGCGAATGCAGGCATGTGCAACCTCGCACCGATTGCGGATGCGGGACCGGATCAAATCGTGCCGAGCGGGGCGAACGTGGCGCTCGACGGATCGGGTAGTTCGGATCCGGACAACATGCCGAATCCGCTTACGTACGCGTGGATGCAAACGGCGGGCCCGGGTGTGACGTTGTCGAGCGCGACCGACGTCCAGCCAACGTTTGTTGCGCCAAGTGTTGCAATGAGCACGGTCCTTACGTTCCAGCTCGAGGTGAGCGACGGAGCCGCGGCGGCGAGTGATTCCGTCAACATTACGGTCGAACCTGGCGGCACTGGCGGCATGGGTGGCGGCGGCATGGCGGGCGCTGGCGGCATGGGTGGCGGCGGCATGGCGGGCGCTGGCGGCATGGGTGGCGGCGGCATGGCGGGCGCTGGCGGGATGGGCGGCGTTGGCGGAATGGGCGGCGTTGGCGGGATGGGCGGCGTTGGCGGGATGGGCGGCGTTGGCGGGATGGGCGGCGCTGGCGGCGCGTCGTCGTCGTCGAGCAGCGCGTCGTCGTCGTCGAGCAGCGCGTCGTCGTCGTCGAGCAGCGCGTCGTCGTCGTCGAGCAGCGCGTCGTCGTCGTCGAGCAGCGCGTCGTCGTCATCGAGCAGCGCGTCGTCGTCGTCGAGCAGCGCGTCGTCGTCGTCGAGCAGCTCGTCGTCATCATCGAGCGGCTCGTCGTCGTCATCGAGCAGCGCGTCGTCGTCGTCGAGCAGCGCGTCGTCGTCGTCGAGCAGCGCGTCGTCGTCGTCGAGCAGCGCGTCGTCGTCGTCGAGCAGCGCGTCGTCGTCGTCGAGCAGCGCGTCGTCGTCGTCGAGCAGCTCCGGCATGGGAGGCGCTGGCGGTGGCGGTGGTATGGCGGGCGCTGGCGGTGAGGGTGGCGGTGGTATGGCGGGCGCTGGCGGTGAGGGTGGCGGTGGTATGGCGGGCGCTGGCGGCGACGGTGGCGGTGGTATGGCGGGCGCTGGCGGTGATGATGCCAACGGATCCACCATTGTCATCGGAGGGTGCGCTTGCTCGGTGCCAGCCTCCAATGAATCGGCACCGGTACGCGATGTTGGTGTTTCGCTCCTAGCAGTCATTGGCGCATGGCTCGTTCGCCGCCGCCGCAATGACAAACCCTCTTGA
- a CDS encoding SDR family NAD(P)-dependent oxidoreductase — protein sequence MGRFLGQTVIVTGASAGIGAALCRRFAAEGADVALLARRKDALDSVASDVRALGRQAFPFECDVTRDGDVERAVEAVRNAAGRIDVVVANAGIGITGAFAKLELDDFRRQFETNVFGVLRTIRATLGDVERSRGRIAIIGSVASHVVAPGTINYSMSKAAVAALAQGLELELAPKGVGVTLILPGFVESEIRLIDNKGHLRENGKDPIPQFLVMPTDEAAAQMVDGIWRRKPECIVTMHGKLGVFLGRHTPRLVASVVRAAQRVSPVKFDK from the coding sequence ATGGGACGTTTTCTCGGACAAACCGTCATCGTCACCGGCGCCTCCGCCGGCATTGGCGCTGCCTTGTGCCGCCGCTTTGCCGCCGAAGGCGCCGACGTCGCGCTGCTCGCACGCCGCAAAGATGCGCTCGACTCCGTCGCCTCCGACGTGCGCGCGCTCGGACGACAAGCCTTCCCCTTCGAATGCGACGTGACGCGCGACGGCGACGTCGAACGCGCCGTCGAAGCCGTGCGCAATGCGGCCGGGCGCATCGACGTCGTCGTCGCCAATGCTGGAATTGGCATCACGGGAGCCTTCGCCAAACTCGAGCTCGACGACTTCCGCCGTCAATTCGAGACCAACGTTTTTGGCGTGCTGCGCACCATTCGCGCAACGCTCGGCGACGTCGAACGATCCCGCGGGCGCATCGCCATCATCGGCAGCGTCGCCAGCCACGTCGTCGCCCCCGGCACCATCAACTACTCCATGAGCAAAGCAGCCGTCGCGGCGCTCGCCCAGGGCCTCGAGCTCGAGCTTGCCCCCAAAGGCGTCGGCGTCACGCTCATCTTGCCTGGTTTCGTCGAATCGGAAATTCGCCTCATCGACAACAAAGGTCACTTGCGCGAAAACGGCAAGGACCCCATTCCGCAATTCCTCGTCATGCCGACCGACGAAGCTGCGGCACAAATGGTCGACGGCATTTGGCGCCGAAAGCCCGAATGCATCGTCACCATGCACGGCAAACTCGGCGTATTTCTCGGCCGCCACACGCCGCGTCTCGTCGCATCCGTCGTACGCGCAGCCCAGCGCGTATCGCCCGTCAAATTCGATAAATGA